One region of Danaus plexippus chromosome 16 unlocalized genomic scaffold, MEX_DaPlex mxdp_23, whole genome shotgun sequence genomic DNA includes:
- the LOC116771746 gene encoding solute carrier family 22 member 1-like yields the protein MASKKTRQCDEDCSDDPVQLDTILGQLGGFGRHQLITLCMLALVYSTNSMYIVNYVFAVEDVSYRCKVPECESGGSFSVPWLNASSLDSFEVAVKECHRSPPLNGRCTHFNQTELMRCDEWVYEVPDSFVAEFGLACQDWKPPLVGTIHSLGCLIGQIIQGQISDRFGRKTAAVFSGTMGAVLGLSKSFASSFWVYLALEGLEATIGDALSPMFMLSIEIVDKQRAVLYQMILLNFYTIGQIVMSFVAWAVPYWRNFLRVIYAPTLLIITYSFFLDESIRWLFSKGQKERAIRLIEKIAKRNNVQIDRNMINKLEYTDEKTSSKADRKLLLKTFKSQIMMRRFLVCLVWWFTITLINYGMMISSVLINGNKYLNFALLIMMDIPSNIFYWLALSKYKRKIPLMGSFVMGGIFCISQPFVPKDLAWMGLALFMLFEMLATFSYNIVYMYTSELFPTYTRNSMHSICSAIGRVGSLIAPQTPLLMTYWSGLPALLFGLSSLVSGALTIFMPETACTQLPDTVREAEALGRKTNKKRSQMHFDQTEQMLKAS from the exons ATGGCCTCCAAGAAAACACGACAATGCGACGAGGACTGTTCCGATGATCCGGTCCAGTTGGACACTATACTGGGCCAACTCGGAGGATTCGGTAGGCACCAGCTCATCACCCTGTGTATGCTGGCCCTCGTCTACTCTACCAACTCCATGTATATCGTGAACTACGTCTTCGCGGTTGAAGATGTCAGTTACAG GTGTAAGGTGCCGGAATGCGAGAGCGGCGGCAGTTTCTCCGTCCCCTGGCTGAACGCTTCGAGTTTGGATTCGTTTGAGGTCGCTGTGAAGGAATGTCACCGCAGTCCACCGCTCAACGGACGCTGTACACACTTCAATCAAACTGAACTGATGAGATGCGATGAGTGGGTGTACGAGGTCCCCGACAGCTTCGTGGCCGAA TTTGGTTTAGCCTGCCAGGACTGGAAACCCCCTTTAGTCGGGACCATACATAGCCTCGGATGCCTCATAGGACAAATAATACAAGGACAAATATCAGACAG gTTCGGTCGTAAGACAGCTGCAGTATTCTCGGGCACAATGGGGGCTGTACTCGGTCTATCCAAAAGTTTTGCCTCGTCTTTCTGGGTGTATCTCGCGCTGGAGGGCCTGGAGGCTACTATCGGAGATGCCTTATCTCCTATGTTTATGTTAA GCATCGAGATCGTAGATAAGCAGCGTGCTGTGTTATATCAAATGATATTACTGAATTTCTACACTATCGGTCAAATTGTAATGTCATTTGTCGCCTGGGCGGTGCCATACTGGAGGAACTTCCTCCGTGTGATCTACGCGCCGACTCTCCTCATAATTACATACTCATTCTTTTTGGATGAGAGTATTCGATGGCTTTTTAGTAAAGGACAAAAAGAGAGAGCTATCcgattaatagaaaaaatagcAAAAAGAAACAATGTACAGATTGACCGAAATATGATTAACAAACTTGAGTATACGGATGAAAAAACTTCAAGCAAAGCAGACAGGAAGTTGCTGTTAAAGACttttaaatcacaaataaTGATGCGAAGGTTCCTCGTGTGTCTCGTCTGGTGGTTCACGATCACTCTCATCAACTACGGTATGATGATCAGCTCGGTTCTCATCAACGGCAACAAGTACTTGAACTTCGCTCTCCTTATAATGATGGACATTCCGTCCAATATCTTCTATTGGTTAGCTTTGTCAAAGTATAAAAGAAAGATCCCGCTGATGGGATCGTTCGTCATGGGTGGGATTTTTTGTATCTCCCAACCTTTTGTTCCTAAAG ACCTGGCGTGGATGGGCTTGGCTCTTTTTATGTTATTCGAGATGCTGGCCACCTTCTCTTACAACATTGTGTACATGTACACGTCCGAGCTCTTCCCGACTTACACCAGGAACTCCATGCACTCCATTTGCTCCGCCATAGGACGAGTAGGATCCCTGATTGCGCCTCAGACACCCCTCTTG ATGACCTACTGGTCAGGTTTGCCCGCGCTCCTCTTCGGTCTGTCGTCCCTCGTTTCTGGAGCCCTGACTATCTTCATGCCGGAGACAGCGTGCACTCAGCTACCTGACACGGTGAGGGAAGCGGAGGCCCTCGGGAGGAAAACAAATAAGAAGAGATCACAGATGCATTTCGACCAGACAGAACAAATGTTGAAAGCGTCATAA
- the LOC116772203 gene encoding general odorant-binding protein 1-like, giving the protein MTSRSGRRLLLLLLVQLAVQLKANVDVMKDVTLGFGEALKLCREESQLTEEKMEEFFHFWRDDFKFDDRAVGCAIKCMSSHFDLLTDSHRMHHRNMDNFIKSFPNGEVLSQQMVTLIHECEQQHDSEEDHCWRILRVAECFKSSCKKHGIAPTMELLMAEFVMESEAN; this is encoded by the exons ATGACATCTCGTAGTGGTCGGCGACTACTGCTGCTACTGCTAGTACAGCTGGCGGTCCAGCTGAAAGCGAACGTTGATGTCATGAAGGACGTCACTCTTGGATTCGGAGAGGCGCTTAAACTTTGTCGAGAAGAA AGTCAGCTGACGGAAGAGAAGATGGAAGAGTTCTTCCACTTCTGGAGAGACGACTTCAAGTTCGACGACCGCGCCGTCGGCTGCGCCATCAAATGTATGAGTTCACATTTCGACCTGCTCACCGACTCCCACAGGATGCATCACCGCAACATGGACAACTTCATCAAGTCCTTCCCTAACG GTGAGGTTCTGTCGCAGCAGATGGTGACTCTGATCCACGAGTGTGAACAACAACACGACTCCGAGGAGGATCACTGCTGGAGGATCCTCCGGGTGGCGGAATGCTTCAAGAGCTCGTGCAAGAAGCACGGCATCGCGCCTACCATGGAACTGCTCATGGCCGAATTCGTTATGGAGTCGGAGGCCAACTGA